The Spinacia oleracea cultivar Varoflay chromosome 2, BTI_SOV_V1, whole genome shotgun sequence DNA segment ccactaaacgacaaaataaaaataagacaAACGTTAAAGGACgcaattaaatttttttgaaaatgacattggtttttgaaaaatggcataCATTTTTCCAAAATGGCATCTGTTATTTGCGAAATGGCACCTGCTTTAATTTTTGTCTTATCTCTATTTTGTCATTCAAAAAGTCTTGCGTGCacaagttgtacaataaatttattgtgcaccaacataactttaatccagttttctctaacttttactcaattttctctaacttttatactattaaaaaaaagttaatagataaacattttaaagtattaaatgattaattttatacattattagtgattttgaataaatattttttattaaaatgaaaatttttattactaaaaagtagataacttttacatatataagggtgacttttaagcattttacgtcaactttaacttcggtgtacaatatttatcgtacacctcatgtaaataagaatttacgtTTGCCATTTTGATTGGTGATATGTATCTTAAAATATATATCAGATATTGGCCTCTCCACCCTGTGAAACAATAAACATGAAACATTAGGTATAGACGTATTGTTGACGTATTTATATCATTTAAAACGAAATAAAGTTGATACTTGACCGCTAAAAGACGCCAACATATAAGGCTGATGGCAAAGCGGATAAAACCGTGCACAAATTGCTGGTTTTATACACGAAAAGCAGTCAAAAAACACGCCAAAACAGTGTAATTAAGTGGCAAATTCTTTAAAATGAGGATAATTTCAACCACCAATATAACAAACCCACTCAACTATTTTGTTACTCCGTACTTTTTTATGTTCAACTTTGGATCACTactaaaatacaaataaaaccaTGACATCCCATTTTCAAACCCCACATGTCaatttgtttgaattttcttggaTAATTCCAGCTGGAGATTTGACATTATTCTACTATATATACGAACAATACTAATCCACCAATTCCACACTACATCAAACATCTCAATCTCCACACAAAATAATATCTCAGAAAAACCAATTGAAAAAATGGAGGGACTGATACCATTTATTGTCCGTGCGATGAAGAAGCAAAACATACACAAGCATAGCTTCCGATGCGTTTCAGATGGGTCGAGACGAAGCTATCAGTTGTTAGGAAGTGCCGGTGACTCATTCAACGGGTCGTCTCATCGGCGTACGCAGTCGGAGTTTCAAGCCCCTATTGGACTGCAGGATTTCCAGCAGCCTCAAGTAGTTGATCACTTTATACGTTCACGTAGTATCAACACTAACAATATCAATAATGATGCTGCTACCAAAGGGACAAGGCAAATACATCAAAATCATGCTCCTGCTCCTGCTCCTGCTCCTGCTCCTGCTCCTGCTgcttataattataattttgaTTATGGTGATAAGCATGCTTCTAACACGATCAACAAGTTTCATCACTATTAGTCACAGacttcattaattaattaagtgttGCTAAATAATTTAATGTAATTTGGGGTATTTTTTTCtatattatttgtttatttgttgtTATTGGAGTGGGTAATGCTAAGTAATTTCCATCACCAATTTTATGGAAATAGCTAGGAAATTAAGGTGGACCCCATTATCAATTTGGATGATTCTGTTTATACAAACTACTTTCTACTTTAATCAAGTGaggtgtaatttttttttttttttttttttaaatacagGAAAGATACATGTATCTATGGTCTCTTTATCTCATGGAAAAGTGAATTGTGTAAAGTAAATATATTGTTTCTTAATTTCTTAAATATTGTATTATGGTTGAATTTACGTTTTTCAATacatactttgactcttaatatctcgaatTGTATAtaactaaaaattataaaaagttgatatatttAGAAATTTAATTCAATATGAATCTAATAATATCTCATATGattataataatttttattaggTATGAATTATAAAAGATGACCAAAGGTCTAGTGTGAAtagtggtaaaaaaaaaaatgatgtaaTATTTATGGAACGAAGTAAATATATATatctttcatttattttaatctaTGTCTATTTTTTTACTATTATTCACATATTCCAGTAAAAgatcatattttattatatgtcAAACCATCTATTATGTCATCCAATTCTTACCCAACTAACATACTATTCGTCTCATACTAAGTTAATTGTGACAATGTGATATGATCTAacactccctccgtatttatttaagggatacacttatcTTTTCCGGccatatttatttaaaagatacacttgccaGTTTtattaacttatcaaccccaccatctaattaaataatacatctatttaccctatgacccatcatcctattaaacaaataatcataagctcaccccacctcccacccccaaaatgacatggtccctacttatttacttatctatttatatatatatatatatatatatatatatatatatatatatatatatatatatatatatactaaaagacacaccaggatgacacgtgtcacgtcCTGGTGAGTCTttagtaatatttttttaaaaaaaaataatttaagaatttttaaaatatctgatttcttgatttttttttttttttcttcttattctttccttctatttaatataatagaaatatatatgaaaaagtaaattatgatttcatgtattacgacaaagataaaaatatatatatagtccttagtattttttttcttttttttaatttaagaatcttttaaaatatctgatttcctgatttttttttttcttcttcttcttattctCTCCTTCTATTTAATATAATAgaaatatatatgaaaaaataaattatgatttcatgtattaCTACAAGGATAAAAAATATACATTATTACTGATTTGAaaaacatactccgtatatgttaGGAATGGAAAAAAATCACAGTTTTTTTGACATTACTGTTTCtataatatactccctccgtcccttaatacttgacctgttttgactttttgcactattcacataattcactttggccctattttatttctagtatatgaaaacaaatgttagtatatgatacattgttggcttcatcttaatatatattttcaaaatattaatatttttataagtttttataatatgtagttaaagtaattggtagtcaaagttgtacattggcaagcgtgtccggtcaaacaagtcgagtattaagggatagAGGGAGTACGTAGTAAGCTATTACCGAAACTCCGTAAAAGAAAAATAgcaaaatactttttttgattttcatataaaATTTTCAATAAAATGCATTATACTCTTAACCTACAatagttaataaataaataaacaaattacaCTGAAATGTGTTATTATACGACCATACCcaaacaaaaacaattatttatt contains these protein-coding regions:
- the LOC110792781 gene encoding uncharacterized protein, which produces MEGLIPFIVRAMKKQNIHKHSFRCVSDGSRRSYQLLGSAGDSFNGSSHRRTQSEFQAPIGLQDFQQPQVVDHFIRSRSINTNNINNDAATKGTRQIHQNHAPAPAPAPAPAPAAYNYNFDYGDKHASNTINKFHHY